The stretch of DNA GAAAAAGTAAAGAGACGCGGTCACAGTTAGGTCTAGACTCGAAGCCTTAAGCTTAGGCCTTAGGCCTTAGGCGCTAGGCCTTGATTTTGACTCGGATTCTATCGCAATGTCGATAGCAGTCATCACATTGCAACAGCTCTGGCTGGCCAGTCCCGCATTCGTATTCGACTCTATTTGGATGACCCTTCCAAACGATTTTCATTCCCACAAATTCTTCCAAGCAAGGATCCAGGCTACGCATCAAAGGATAACCTTTGTCGTTGACCGTTTTGACCGTGCCTATGGTAATGATTTGGATGGGTATGCCTATGCTTCTTCGTAGCTTGAGGAATATCTCAATAGATCCAGATGCAGGCCCAGGATGATATTCACAATTACATGGGGATCTTTCCCAGTCGAATTGATGTATAATGAGACCGCGCAGCATTGGAAAAAGTGGACTCTCAGACTCGGAGTGCGTGAATACATTCTGCATCAGGATGTAAATATCTCCTTCACTGAGTTTAAGGGTTTCGAGCGAGGGGAAGTATGACAAAAATTGCTTAAATGCATAATGGAATGAGAGGGGACGATGATTGAAGCCGAGGCAGCTGATCTCCAAAGTGGTAACTtcagaaaaatatggaaaGGATAATAAATCTATAACGCCATCCAGACCGTGCCTGCAAGTAGGCAACAAATTGTGTCCATCCATGCGAATCTGTAAAGCAAAAAAGCTTGTATGCTCATCAAATTCGTCATGATACCACTTCTCATTGCTGCAGATTTTGAACCGTGTAGTATGCCTCGGGTTATCGTCTCGGATTGTAAGCTCTTCTGGCATGACGCACAGATAAATGAACTTGGGTGGCGTATTAGTGAGCCGACTCCGAATTTTGGAGCCAAGGTACTCCTCATAGCACTCCCGACCATGTATCACGGGCCCACACAGACATACTCTGGTCGCAGGGGGTATAATGAGGTCTCGTGGATATGTTGGACATTCAGAGAGGAATAATGTATGTAGTCGGGGCAGATGTATCGGAGGGGGGCGATAGTCAAGAAGCAATTGATGGGGTCCTAGCGTGAGAGAGCTTAAATATGGCATCTGACCCAGAACTTTGCATATTTCCCGATTATTGTAATCTCCTTGGAGAGTTAGAGTGCGTAAGTTGTACATCCAGGCAATATCTAAATTGCAGTGGTTTTTCAATGATCTGAAGTCCTGCAGTCGTGGTGCGTGATGGTCAAACATTTTGCCTGGGTATTTACCATCCCTTGTGTTTAAGGAAGGAAGAGTTAAGGATTGCAGGTTAGGTGCCCTGCGCTGAAACACATTCTGGAAGCGGAATGGGGTGCTACCGCATACATAAACCAGTAAGAATTTTTCAATCCTTTCCCAGTTCTCTGTAAGGAGTGTTTGGAAAAACAGATGGGAGGGTGATTCGGGAGGAGGATGGATGGGACGTTCAAGTTGCAAGGTGGTGTGTTTGTAAAATACAATTTCAAGGCGAGGTATGTATTCCGGATGTTTGATCCAAAGGAGAGATGTCCCACTTCTTCTAAATACCTCGTTCCTCCATTGGTCAGACCGTCGGCGGAGAAAGCGCCAGTCCATGAGTCGTCCCCAGATGGCAGGAGCCCCAAGCAAGGTTGACCTCCAGTATTGGCATACTTGTGAGCATATACGTGTAGTACGCAAGGGATTTACATTGTCGTCTTCAGCATTAATCATAAAAATAAGATATAAGATATGATCGGGGACCTTGCACATTGGTGATGAGGGATTTTGTTCCACTAGGCATGGCTTGCGCGCAATTAAGACTTCAGCCATATTATAATTAACGTTATAGCGTTGGAAACAGAGCGTTTCTGTAGTACACAAGCCTCAGAAGTCGTTTAGGAAGATGGTTGTTGTCAAGTAGATGTTATGGGATCGGATTGAAAGGTAGCAGTTTCCCACGACAGCTTTTCCCATGACTCGTGAAACCTTGAGAGCTCAGGTGAGTCCGTAAGATTCAATCCAAAATTATATGTTCAAATTTTCAAGACAAGGATATATCGTATAGAATATTTACAGATGTCTGAGGCTGCGAAAATCCAAGTTCCTTTGTGGTCATTGACGGGTCATGGTGCATGCTATGTAACCCAAGCCTGTCAAATCAGGCAATACCATTGGTACTTTTCGCGGTGCCCCAGAAGTCTGGTTTTGTGGCTTGATCACGGCTACAAATGGCTGATTAGGGACTTCATAGTAAGAAAGGCAAAAATGTAGGACACAGACAAATATTTAATGACACTCTGATTTTCAAATCGGTCCCCACTGTACAGGAAGATATCGTAAAGCATTGTACGGAATTAGGCGCCGGTGAAAGGTGCGATGACAGGAGTCCAGATCCAATATTGACTTTTCATGAAATCAGCACGCTCTTATGCATAACAGAATAACGggcaaataaaaaaataagtgcacgcaagtgcatgcaagtgcatgcaagtgccaCGGCTTGCGCTCGTGCATATTTTCcagaaaaatatctatcagtaattatgtttcctgttcatttttgacatatttgccTGGAATATAGACTTCGGGGTTGCCTAATCAGGGAACCCCGAAGTCTATATACCTCAAAAATACGTCGAAAacaaacaggaaacataactgccaatacatattttgctggcaaatatgtatgagcgccagcggtgtgcaatgcaagtgcaactCTGCACTTGCATCGCGCGTGACAGTGTGTGAATATGTCACAATTATTTCCTCGGGACAAAGGTGCCGGTGCATGCCGAGTGAGGAGAACATGCCATGTTTTGCTCGTACAACTGAGGTCTGAGGCAAATAAACAATTTTGGCTTCTAGCATGAGTTTTGAATACTACCTCTGTTAGACTATTTATTCTAAAATTTGCTTCAGACAGTTTGTGCGCCATTTTCTGGCACATTTCACTGCCAGGGATGTGTTGTCACGGACTTGTGATCTGTCGTCACAAGAACCAATGAACTCGTTGTAAATACACCTTCTGCCTTGGAGTATGGGAAAATAAAACATAAAACTTATATATTTCGGTCTGTGTGGTATACCCATTCTCCCGAATAGtgttttttactctctcTGGGCACCTTGGGGCAAAATAAATCAAAAATAAGTTTGAATATTCTCTCTACAATGATGAGGTACTACATCAAGCAAAACAATGTCTGCCTGCTAAAACTTCCGCTATTCGGATTAAGAAATCGGGTAACATTAAAAATTATGATTATAGCTGGGGATTCTGCTGGCAATTATACAATAATTGACTCGTCTCCGATAACCTTCTAATTTATGTCAGATTTTAACTGACTGTCGGAATGTGTATACTTGCGACCCGTAGCCAACCACAGACACCAAAATTCTTGGCCCGAGATCTCGAGCAGGATTCAAGGCAAAGCCTAAAATGGAGAGTTCATCGTCAAATATAATGAAACGACATAATTGAGTAATAGTGAGATACCTGTTTTCATCCCGAAGCAAGCTGAACTTCCTACAAAAACAATGAAGATTCCGACACAAACAAGTCCTGGTGTCAATTGGTTGCGTCAATCCAACAATGAGAGTACACCAAGTATCAGCAGAGTCGTGCCTATGAGTTCGTCAAAAAAACACCCTAGATCCGTCATATAATCGAGCTATGAATCTAGGTTGAAAATGTATTCTACCAAATGATAATAAACAAGGAAATAATGAAAAGATAATCTCAGTACGATAGATACGAACTGTGTATTTCTGGTAGATACCTAATGAAAAGATAATCTACACAAAGAGTAAGCAATGAACCAAATGTAAGTAAGATAGCTGGCACACACCTCAGTAAAATAGATACGAACTGAGGTGGTGCCATTTCGTCAAAAGGAATATAAGTGAAATGGCTTGAATGTAACAAGTAACTAAATATGAATGTAACGAAAAATGGTCCATAGTCCAGACCGCCGTCACGAGGACGCGCCGGTCAGTTTGCTattccaacactccccctcaaACTGCGGCGCGTAAACCCATCGCGTTTGCAAAGTGCTTTGCTTTCGCGCTCGGAAGAGCCTTTGTGAGAGTGTCAGCGGTTTGATCGTCCGTGGGGCAGTAAATAAGTTTAATGGAGCCGGAGTCAATGATGTAACGAATAAAATGGTAACGAATGTCGATATGCTTTGTGCGTGCGTGATATTGTCCTCCGTGAGCGAGAGCGATGGCCGATTGATTGTTGCCGTAGAGTGTGGTGGGGTGTACTATCTTGATATCGAGTGCGCTAAAAATATCGTTGACGAGGCTGCGTAACCACATGGCTTCCTTTGAGGCGTGGGTAGCGGCCACGTATTCGGCCTCGGCTGTCGACAGGGTGACCAACTCCTGCTTTTTCGACGACCACGACACAGCTCCTCCATCCACCACGAACACGTACCCTGAAATCGCCCTCCTGTGGTCTTGCGACGCCCCATCTGCGTCTACAAAACCCACCATGTCCCTCTTCTCACCGCCATACGTCAACGCCAAGTCTCGGGTGCCCTTGAGGTACCGAAAAATCTTCTTCACCGCCTCCCAGTGAATCCACGCCGGATTGTCGACGAATTGCGCCATGGTGTTCGTTGCGAACGTGATGTCGGGTCGCGTTCCCATTGACGCGTACATGAGCGAGCCCACTGCTTCACGATAAGGTACGTTTTTCATCCGTGCGATGTCTGCGAGAGCGGTCGGACATTGTGACCTGGCAAGTGGCTGATACAGGTCCATGGGAATTGCACTCGGTTTCAGGTCGTCGAAGTTGAAGTGCGTCAAGATGGTGTCAATATACGCGTCCTGGGAGATGGAGACGGTTTTATTGGCGGTGTCGCgagtgattttgaagccaaGGAGCCATTTGCATTCACCAAGGTCCGTAATCTTGTATTTCTTGTTGATTTCGACCTTAAACTGCGCAATTAGTGGCGTTGAACTCCCCGTTACCAGGCAATTGTCGACGTGTACCCCCACGATGACGATTTCGCTGTCCACCACCTTCACAAACACACCCGGATCCGCCTCCAACACCCTAAACCCCAACTCCCCCATCGCCTTTTTCAGCGCCTTGTACCAATTCCTCGCACCCTGCTTCAACCCGTAGAGTGCCTTGTGAAGGCGATACACGTAGCGACGTGAGTCCGTTGCAAATCCGCGTGGCTGCTCGAGGTAAATGacctcgtcttcatccaggTTCGAGTTCAGGAACGCACTATCAAAGTCGATGCTTTCGAGTGGCCATCCGTTGCGGTTAGCGAGTGCGATCAGGTATCGGAAGGTGGGCAGGCGTGCAACGGGTGCGAAGGTCTCGGTGTAGTCCACGCTATGGATTTGGGTAAATCCGCGTGCGACAAGACGAGCCTTGTACTTGTCAATCTCGCCTGCGGCATTCTTCTTGATGCGTAGGACCCATTTGCTGCCGATGACGTTAGCGTTTGGTGGGCGTTCAACCATCTTCCATGTCCCGTTTGCCTCGAGTGATGCAAGCTCGGCTTTGATCGCGGCCTCCCATTTCGGCCAGTCAGATCGCCTTCTTGCTTCATCGTACGTCGGGTTCAACCCCTCGGCTGCATCCATTGCAGTCGCCATTGCAAAATCCATTGCCTCAACAATGTCCCATGCGTCCGCCAACAACCCTTCATTACCCACACCCTCAACACCAGCCTCGCCTTCCTTATTCTTCTCAGAAACCTCTGGGACAACCTGGAGACCGCGCGGGAACTGGCTTGCTGCAGGTAAGTTGCTAGCTTTTGCAACTCCCTGCCGAATGTCTCTGACGTACGTGCTCTCCTTTCGCAGCCGTGTACTTCGACGTAGCTCGGGTTCTGCTGTAGCGGGAGTGTCGGTGTCGGGTTTGGGGATATTTGGGGACACGTGGCACTTGGAATCGTCCTCGTGCTCACTGTCTGACTCCCCCTCAAGCGGTGCGTGTTCCAATACAATCTTGTCCGAGATAAATCTGATGCTTCGTTCAACTATCACAGATCTTTTCTCTGCGTAGTACACACGGTGCCCGTGACTTTCCTCGTCGAACCCAACCCACTTCCCTGGCTTTGCTCGGCCATCAAGCTTCGAACCACTGGTATCGTGCACCCACACATCACAGCCCCATGGAGGAATGTTGGAGATATCCGGCTTCTCGCCTGTCAAGACCTCATACGGAGTTGACTCGCCAAGCGCCTTTGTTGAAGTGCGATTCTTCAAATAAACCGCATGGTGCAAGGCCTTACCCCACAAGAATTTCGGTAGGCCGCTATCGTGTCGCATGGCACGCACTTTGTCAAGGAGGGTACGATTGAGGCATTCCGCAACGCCGTTGTATTCGGGGGTGTCGTGTACGGTGAGTCTTCAAGTGGTGCCGGCTGCCTTAAGATGGGCTGAGAATTCATTACTCAGATATTCTCCTCCTCGATCACTGTGCAGCTTCTTGATGGGGGCGTCAAACTGGGTCTTCAGCCAAGCCTCGAACTCACAGTAGTGCTCAAAGACTTCATCCTTGGTGCGCATCAGGTAAATCTTCGTGTACCGAGTGTAGTCATCTGTGAAGCTGACAAAGTAAGACTTATGGCTAATAGTCTCCACAGGCGCATCACCCCACACATCCGAATGTATTTCCTGGCCAAGTTCCGTGGCCTGCTCCTCCACCCGCTCTCTTGCTATCGGCTTGCGATGGGCCTTTCCCCACTCGCACAATGGGCAAAACAACGGCTTGCTGTCCTCGTCAAGCTCGACTCCAGTCACCAGGCCCTTCTCGACGAGCTTCCGCACTGCGTCATGGCTGATGTGCCCCATCCGGCGGTGCAATTCATCGATGGTCAACACCTCGACAACGCGCCCAGCGTATCCTGCCACCTCTGGACGTGCCGTGAACACACGGTAAAGTCCGTTCTGCACCTCAATCTTCCCCAGCATCTCACGTGATCTGTTGTAGATCCGACAGAGTGCTCCTGAAAACACGATGGTGCCGCCCGCCTGTGCAATTCGGCTGATGAAGACCAGGGTAACCCCCATCTTTGGGGCATAAAGGACATCACGGAGCAACTGCTTTGTTGCGGGCCCGTCACCGTTAGGTATGTCAACGTACATATCTCCCTTGCCAGTCGCAAAGAACTGATGCTTATCGGCAGCTATGATAGGCTTCGGGTCGGTCTCGACAAAATTAATGAAGCAATGTCGGTGTCCGGACATGTGGCGTGTAGCACCCAAGTCATACAAATCCATATCGACGAGGGTCTGCTTTTGGGTGAGGGTGGCAGAGGTGAATGTGCTGTGAGCTTCATCTGTAGCAGTGAGGGACAGGACTGCTCGAGAGGTAGGTGCGTAAATTTCCTCCCATTCATCATCAGAGTCATCGGAGTCTGACACAGATTGCAGACCCGGAATCTCTTCATCACTGTCCTCATCACCGGAGTCACTAACTGACTGGAGGGCTGGCATGCCATCCAAGTCAGCATTGGAGATGGGATCGTACTCGGAGCAGCTGGAAATGAGCTCGAGAATGTCGGCGTCGGAGAGGGAGAATTCGGATGAGGAAGAACAGGTGAGTTCCTCAGACAAAGCATCGAATTCATCATCCGACGTGGTCATGGCCATCCAACCTTCCTCGTCCCCATCATTCTTTGCACTAGCCGCTgtctccttccccttccccttgtcgcctccgcctccactgctctccttgccctttcccttGGGCTTCGAGCCACTCGGGCCTTGCCCTGCCCTACCACCACCCTCCGCCCAGCACTCGGACTTGAAGTGCCCACGCTTCTTGCAGTTGTGGCACTCAACattcttcttccacccacCCTTCCTCCCACGTGAACCTCCCGCGTCTCCATGAAAGGCCGAGTTTTCTTCTCGCCTGCTGGTACCCTTCTGGCCCAGCGCACGACGGTCGTACTCTTCGGTCACCGTGTGCATCAACTCATCAGGGGATAAAGTCGTGCCAATGACGCTTGACATGGCGTTTACGGCTGATATGTAGGGGTCGTAGGAAGATGGGAGAGATCCCATAATGATCGCGTAAAAGTCGTCATCCGTTGGCGGCTGTCCCATGGCTGCCAAATCTTTGCGCATCAAGCGCAACTTGTTGAAATGTGCTCGCACATCTCCACGCTCGGGGCAGTGTTCCTGCTGTAGCCGGCGTCGCAAATCCACGGAGACCATCCGTGATTTGTTCTCGAAGTCTCTTGTGAGAGCATCCCAAATATTGAAGGCAGATCCCTTGCCTTGAATCTTCATAAAATGTGAGTCCGAAATCGTTGCCGCAATCTGTTGCTTAACGATTGCCTCTCCTTGGTTCCAGGCCTTCAGCTCCTTTCGCCATTCCGCATCAAGAACTGCCTGCTCGTTAGTGAGCGGCTGATTTGGGACACGAGTGATGGGGTCTGGCGGAGCTACTGCGGTGCCGTCAACGTGCTCGAGTTTGCCACGCGCGTCAATGGACCATAAGAAGCGTTGCTTATAGATCACCCAGTTCTTGCCCGCCTCGTCGAGCTTGGGGATCTTCATGAAGTCATCGCTTAGTTTAGAAATAGAAGACATGGTTGACAGTAATAAGTGGAGAGTTTTGCTGAGGGTAAATAGGTCACTGGTTGGTTGAGTAGAATGAATGCTGGATTGATTCAGTGTCtctcggggcccataacctaaTGAAAAGATAATCTCAGTACGATAGATACGAACTGTGTATTTCTGGTAGATACCTAATGAAAAGATAATCTACACAAAGAGTAAGCAATGAACCAAATGTAAGTAAGATAGCTGGCACACACCTCAGTACGATAGATACGAACTGAGGTGGTGCCATTTCGTCGAAAGGAATATAAGTGAAATGGCTTGAATGTAACAAGTAACTAAATATGAATGTAACGAAAAATGGTCCATAGTCCAGACCGCCGTCACGAGGACGCGCCGGTCAGTTTGCTATTCCAACAGGAAATGGATCTGGAAGCTTACAGGGACTGTGGTGAAATAGACAGCAGTTTTGAGAGTCCTGAGATTATTTGCACCTTCTTTGATGTCGATGGCTGTCTTGTAATTTCCATAGACAATGGCCGCTCCGCAAATACTTCCTAGCAGCTGAGAAAGCATGTAGCCAGGAACCTTGTGCCACGGAAATCCACGCCAGACTGCCATCGCTAGAGTAACCTAGAGAATAAGTCAGTTTGAAGGTTTAAATAGGGTGGTGACAATGTGAATGACCTACAGCTGGATTGATGTGTCCGCCAGAAAGAAATACACCCAGTGCAATACCTGAAAAATCTTAGAAAATAAGGAATGGTTTGTATATGCAAGATAATACCTGCTCCCCAACCCAGACTTAGAGGGCTCCATGTCTAATGAAAAAATGCCTCAGTACAGACTATTATATTGCAATTGTGGACGCCTCGAATGACTTACACCAGCCGGAGAAGGTGAAATAGCAGGAACAGAGCTTAAATTGTATTGACAGTTGGCTGCTGTTCCAAACATCACAAGAACCATGGTCCCAAAAAACTCTCCGGCATACTCCATCATGAGAGAACTAAATAGCAGGTTAGCTCAAAATGATCATCAATAGTCTCGGGTGATATAGCTCGCACCGGGCCCGCCAAATGCGTCCATATAAGTAAGGACGACCATCATGGAATGTCTCGTTCTGATGTCCAGGTTCCGTCCGAATCACATGGGTAGATGGGCCTCGGGAGACCGGAGGTCGAGACGGTTGATGAACGAGGTGTTCACCCTGGTCATTGGTATCCCATATTTTGTTACTGACGGTTGAAGTCGAGgtcatttttttctgaatAAATACAGTGAATGGTTGCTGCCACAGACTCCGACGGGCAAGCCTTTTTATACCTTTCAAGCTTGATGGAAATTACTGGTTCTGAGGAAAAATTGGAGCAACGAAGACGTAGAGTGGGTACTTTGAACGAATATTGGCTCACAAAATTATCTTCCACCACCGGAAACGTAAGATAACTTAGACTTTAGACTTGAGTTGCTCAACTCGATCGCGAAGAAATCCAATCTGACGCTCGTAGGCACCATCAAGCCTCAGAGCTCCCAGTTTAGTATTCAAGTATAGACAACAGTGTTGTGCGTTCGTCGAATGTCGCAGACGGTCATGACTGTGAATTGGGTGAAATTCAGTAATCAATACGCTTGCATCTCCCTGTAGAAGAATATTTTCTGGATAGCTTACAATTTCCCAAATTAATCAGAGAAAAAGATTGCTGGATCACTTCTTACGTTTTAAAGACCACTCAAAAATGTAGGGGTCTATAGATGGAAGATGCATGACAGGTCACGAAAGCAGATTTCATACTTTGTGGAGTCCGGACAGTTAATGTACCTGGAAGAAATTTCTCTGAAAGCCTTCCTTGCAAAGGAAT from Psilocybe cubensis strain MGC-MH-2018 chromosome 7, whole genome shotgun sequence encodes:
- a CDS encoding Aquaglycerol porin AQY3, whose product is MTSTSTVSNKIWDTNDQGEHLVHQPSRPPVSRGPSTHVIRTEPGHQNETFHDGRPYLYGRIWRARSLMMEYAGEFFGTMVLVMFGTAANCQYNLSSVPAISPSPAGTWSPLSLGWGAGIALGVFLSGGHINPAVTLAMAVWRGFPWHKVPGYMLSQLLGSICGAAIVYGNYKTAIDIKEGANNLRTLKTAVYFTTVPVSFQIHFLLE